A stretch of DNA from Shewanella sediminis HAW-EB3:
ACGCCATCGAAGCCGATTACTATTATCGTTTGTTGCCTGATGAAGGTTTTGTCAGTGCTCTGGGCCCTAAGACCACCCACTATAGCGGAGAGATGTTGCTGGCACTGAATGAGCATAAGTTGCTGCCTGCACATTTTAAACAGGCCAAACACCTGATGCGCCTGATGTTAGGCCCCTGTTTGGGTGATAAACCTTTGAAGTCGAGGGCGCTATTTAAATATCGACCAACATCATAATACCAATTGGTATAACTCGTTTTTACACTGGTTTTTCCCCGCGACATTAGTACAATAGCTTCACAAATATTCTGACGACGTAAATATAGAATAACGTCGCCTATCCCCTATTTTTCGAGGAATTTTCATGAGCCGTATTTTACTGGGTGTTAATATTGATCACATCGCGACCTTACGTCAGGCCCGTGGAACGTCGTATCCGGATCCTGTGCATGCCGCTGCGGTTGCTGAACATGCCGGAGCCGAGGGGATCACGGTTCATCTGCGTGAAGACAGACGTCACATCATAGACCGTGATATCTACCTGTTGGCCAAAACATTAAAAACACGCATGAATTTTGAGATGGCTGTAACAGATGATATGCTCGATATCGCCTGTGAAGTTAAACCTACTTACGTGTGTCTGGTACCCGAGAAACGTGAAGAACTCACCACCGAAGGCGGCTTAGATGTTGCCGGTCAGATGGGCAAGATTGAAGCCGCTATTCGTCGTCTAAGCGATGTCGGTGTTAAGGTATCGCTATTTATCGATGCCGATAAAACTCAAATTGATGCCGCTGTTGCTGTTGGTGCCCCGCTGATTGAAATCCACACAGGCTGTTACGCCGATGCCGAAAATGAAGCCGAAGAGGCTAAAGAGCTGTCACGTATCACCGAAATGGCCAAATACGCTCACTCTAAGGGGTTAATCGTCAATGCCGGCCATGGACTTCACTACCATAACGTTAAGCCGATAGCTGCGATCCCAGAGCTTTATGAGCTTAACATCGGCCATGCAATTATCGCCCGCGCCGCTATCGATGGTCTGGCGACAGCCGTTAAAGATATGAAGCAGCTGATGAACGAAGGTCGCAGAGGCGAATAAGTTGTTAGGTTCTAGATGCGAGTTCCTAGGCCCTAGGATCTCGTACCTAGGAACTTCTTAATTTTAAGGAAATATATGATTGTTGGTCTAGGTACCGATATCGTCGAGATAGAACGTATCGAGCAAAAAGTACCGCAAGCTGGCGATCATGAGGCTCTGGCTAAATGCCGCCTGGCCAAGCGCGTGCTGACGGAATCTGAAATGGCGATATTTGTCGCCTCATCAAAGCCCGGACGTTACCTGGCCAAGCGCTTCGCCGCTAAAGAGGCTGCAGCAAAGGCCTTAGGCACCGGCATTGGCCGCGGCGTCTCGTTTCAACATATCGAAATAAGTAATGATGCTAATGGTGCCCCTCAGGTTAATTTCAGCGGTGGGGCGGCTGAAAGGCTCGCCCTTCTTAGTGGCGTTCGCGGGCACCTCTCGATTGCCGATGAGAAGCACTACGCGACAGCAACAGTCATTCTTGAGTCTTAGGAATAAGACTATTTCAATTCTTTTACTGTTATTTGGTAGTTAATTGAAGGTCGTACCTTCATTGGCATCTATCGCTTCCAGCGAGGGGGTGTGTAGACACTTCTGCGAGTCGCTGCAAGCACATCCATGTGTGCTCTGCCAAAACATCCCTGTTTTGGAAGCTCGCAGCCGCATCGACACTAGCTAATTTACAAGAAAGTTATCTCTTCGAAATGAGTTTCCCCAAACAGATAATTCTATATTGTTGAAAATAATCGATTTTATATTAGTGGTATTTACATAACGCGCCAAATCAATTCTCGATTATCTAAGTTCTCGGTTTCTCCAGACAAAATGGTCTTTGCTTCACAGGAACCTTGCTGATAAGTTACTAAAATAATTGTGAATAACTTGTGCTCTGCGATTAGATTGGTTGACAGTCTGCGGGGGATCGGAATTCACGCTAATACGCTGGTATGTTTTAGGTAGAGTATGAACAAATTATCATGGAAAGATATATGGTTCATTGGCATCGTAGGTTTGCCTTATTACATTTTTTGTGCGTTTATCATTAAGGCGTTAGCTAGCCAAAGCCCCTGGGCATTCATTTTGTTTCTACCTGCTTTATTTTTTTATGATTACTTCTCTCAAAATGGTTTTCGGGCAATCGTAATACAAAAGGCACAAGGGAGACTGCTATATTGCATTAAGTCTTTTTTTTATCAGTTTGTTTTTATAGCTTTTATCTTGCTACTGTTGGGGCTGACTAAAACATAACAGCAGCAATAGACCTCCAGCGATTGTGCTGGGTATTATATGCCAGTCAAAGGAGTATGCATTAAATGTCTGAAAAATATATGCTTCATGCGTTAGATATATCGCATCAGGCTCACCACAATGTCTGCCAAATCCTCCGGTTGGATGTGTGTTTGTAAAGGGCAATAAGATTGTCTCTGAAGGAGAGCTCAAGAGGTTGGCGGTAATCACGCTGAAGTGGAAGCGCTAAATGCCTACTCGGGATCTATGTCCGAAGTTACGGCTTATGTCACTTTAGAAAATGGTTCATTTGTTGGTAGAACGCCAGCATGTGCAATTACATTAGTGAAATTGGGCATTAAAAATGCGGTGGCCTCAATACAAGACCGGGATCCTAGAAATATTGGTAAAGGTATTCAGATACTCGAAAGTCGTGGTGTAACGGTCAAAGTTGGCTTGTGAAGTGGACTGGTTAGCGCGTTTCTAAATCCATATTTGGGTAAGTCGTAAGAGCACATACTAAACACTCCAAAGCCAATATCTAACGCGCGGTATTTTAAGTTCTAGTCTTTTGGTTATTAAAGTTCGGTGCTTTGGTTGACGGGGTGATAATCTAATCTTGGAAGGCTTATCGTTATGCTCACCCAAGTCTTTACAGGCTCTCGATTCGGTTGCGGCCATTGCTTTTGGCTTGATACAGTGAGTTATCGATGCGCTGAAATATATCCTCTATTGAGTCTTCATCTTTGCACTCGGTGACTCCGAAACTACAGGTAATATAGAGATCGGGCTCAATCTCATACTGGCTGATGGTTGTTCTGAGCTTCTCGGTTACGACGAGTGCTTGCTTGAGTGTTAACTCAGGAAATATGAGGACAAATTCTTCGCCTCCCCAGCGGGCAAAAAAATCGAGTTCTCTGATATTAGTGGATACCAGCTTACACAATTTTTGCAGGATATCGTCGCCTTTCTTGTGCCCATAGGTGTCGTTTACATTTTTGAATAGATCTATATCAAAAATGGTTAAGGAGAGGGGATGATTGTATCTTCTTGAGCGTAATACCTCTTTTTGTAACTCTTTTTCAAAGCTTCTTCGGTTAGCGATAGAGGTGAGTGGGTCAATATTGGAGAGGAGCGCGACCTCTTTAATCTTCTCTTCGAGTTCCTGGTTTTTCTTCTCCAACTCTTTTGCGTTTATCTTTATCAGGTTGTCCAGTGACATATTACCTTGCTGAAGGAGCTTATTGAGTTTACTAACTTCATCTTGAGCTAACTTTTTATTATGAATATTGTGGTGTGCGCCAATCATTCTGGCGACGGTACCATCGGCTTTATAAGCCTGTATCTTAGCCCGGTCGATTATCCATAGGTAGCTTCCATCAGACTTTTTGCAGCGGTATTCGATAAGGTATTGAGTAGACTGCCCGTTTATATATTGTTCGAAGTGGGTCATGACTCTCTTGTAGTCATCGGGGTGAATAATATTTTCCCAGGTAAACACATTCTCCAGAAATATCCCTACCTCATAGCCAAGCATGCGATACCATCCCGGGCTGCGGGTTACATGGCCTGTCTCACCGTTCCAGTCCCATGTTCCCTCGACGATTAAATCCAGGATAGCATTTAGGGTGGTGTCTGACTCTGTGACTTCACTATGTTTATAGGTATCGTTCATCTGTTACTTATATGTTGATTTTATTTTGTTTTCTTTAATATAGTTGAGTTTGTATGCCTAAAACAAATTAATCTTTTTAGTTTGTTATCTGAACTCAATATTGATGTCTGTTTAGGGCATAGCTATCAACAAATTAGTCAGAAAACTCAGACTAAAGCGATGCCATAACGTTTTCCCCCTGAATCTTTACTCTATTAATGAATTCAGAAATGCATTAGGTTAGTGAGAAATGAGACTGACGTCACACTTAACGCTAGAGGAGAAGCGATGAAATCCGCCGAAGAGCAGTTATCGACCTATAAGAGTGTTCATTTGAACCCGAAGAATATCAGGACTCATTTTGTCGGCATTCCGCTGATTATCTGGTCTCTGTTCTTGCTGCTAAATCTTATTCCTGTGAAGTTTTTTGCTCTTGATGAGCCCGCCATCAGCATTAATGTTGCTGGTGCCTTTACTATTGGCGTTCTCATCTATTACATCAGGCTGCATGCCCGTTTGGCCATAGGGTTAACCTTGTTTATCATTCCGGTATTGTATACCTCACATCTTGTGGCTCAGCTACTGGGGGCCGTTTGGATAGCGCTAGCCGTGTTTGTTATTGGTTGGGTGTTTCAACTGATTGGTCATCAATATGAGAAGGCAAAGCCTGCATTTGTGGATGACTTGAATCAGTTGCTTATCGGGCCGTTCTTTTTAATGGCCGAAGTGTATTTTATGCTTGGGTTCGAGAAACAGTTAGATAAGCGGATAACGCCGATGGCGATTGATAAGCGACGGGTGCTTGAAACTGAGCGCCGCGCGGCACGTGGGTGATTTGTAACTTACTTAAGGTATTATTTTTAAATCCTTAAGTGTGTAAGCGTATTTAAGGGCGGGAGATCTCTTCTTAACGTAAAAAGGCGCCTGAGGCGCCTTTTTATTTTTGATAACACTGAACTGTATTTCCGTTTTAGCGTTTCTTGAGTATTTCATGTTTCTTGGGGGCTTTATAATACTGCGGCATCACCCTGACAGTTTTGACCCTATTGTCGGCGACATCTATGACTTCCAGAGGATAGCCTGCGATACGCATGCTAGTATTTGGTGCTGGGATCTCTTCGAGATACTCCACGATAAGGCCGTTTAGTGTTTTAGGACCATCGATAGGAAAACTCCATTGCATCTCTTTATTCATCTCTCGAATATTAATGCTCGCTTCAATTAAGAAACTGCCATCTTGCTGCTGATTGATGTCTTCGCTGGGCGTGGTGACCATGGAGGTCGTAAAGTCTCCGACAATCTCCTCGAGGATATCTTCGAGGGTCACTAAGCCCTGAATGTCACCATATTCATCGACCACTAGCCCTATACGTTCCTTATTCTGCTGGAAGTTACCCAGCTGCACGTTGAGAGGTGTGCCCTCAGGGATGAAGTAGAGCTCTTTTACGGCGCGCAGTAGTGAAGACTTACTGAACTGCTCTTTGGATTGTAATCTAAGTGCATCACGAAGGTGAACGAAGCCTACGGCATCGTCGATATTGTCTCTGTATAACAAGACGCGAGTATGCGGGCTCTGAATAACCTGCTTATTAATGCTCTTAAACTCGTCGTTGATATTGATGGCGTATAGGTCTGAACGCGGCACCATAATGTCTTCAACTGTCACTTTTTCAAGATCCATAATAGATAGCAGCATCTCCTGGTGACGTGTGGGGATCAATGCGCCAGCTTCATGAACGACGGTTCTCAGCTCCTCCTGGCTCAGAGCATCTGAGGCTTTTATTGAATGAATCCCGAGCAGATGAAGGAAGTCTGAAGTAATTAAGTTTACGGCCTTTACCAATGGCGAGAGGATTACCAGCAGCCATTTAAGGATTAAGCTTGATGGGAAGGCGATGCGTTCAGGATGAAGTGCGGCAACTGTTTTAGGGGTGACTTCGGCAAATACTAAGACAACTAACGTTAACACTCCAGTGGCAATGGCGACCCCCACATCACCAAACAATCGTATTCCAATGATGGTCGCTATAGCGGAAGCTAGAATATTGACCAGGTTGTTACCTATTAAGATAAGCCCAATTAACCTATCCGGTCGCTCTAACATCCTAATTGCACGATTTGCACCCTTATGCCCCTTAGACGCGAGGTGCTTTAGACGATAGCGATTGAGGGACATCATGGCGGTTTCTGAGCCTGAGAAGTAGGCTGAAATAATCAATAATATAACAAGAATAAGCAGAAGTGCGCTTGTCGATATCGCGTCCAAAAAGGAGCTCCAGTGTTGGGTGAAATCATGTTATAAAAACATAAAGTAAGCGTAAGAAACTAGTAATTACAGCTAATCGGGGAAAGTGTCAAGTTAGCCTTATTGGTTAGGATAAATTCAACTTACTGAATATCTGAACAAATAAGGCATACTCGGGCTATAGCTTGAAGTTAACTCACGCCATCATTAGGTAAGAATAAGTTCTTTGACTATTCGTGCTCCAAAATAGGCGAGCGATAGCAGGGTAGCCCCGGACAGGGTATAGAACACGGCGGTTCTTATTTTGCAGCCCACCCAATATTGCTGTGCAAGCATGGCTATATAGGTAAACCAGGCGATGATAGAGAGTATCGCCTTGTGTCCTTTTCCTTCTGAAAACATATCATCGAGGAAAATAAAGCCAGTCGCTAGCGAGAGACTTAATAGAATAACGCCGACGATGACCAAATGATAAAGCTGCTTCTCAACGGTCATCAGAGGTGGCATAGAGGGACTCATGATGAGTTTCTTACTCTTTAACTTATGTTGAATAATGGCAAGCTGTATCGCGTATAGCGCCGCTATCATCAGGGCGCTGTAGGCCATGAGTGATAACACCACATGAGACAGCACATCCGGATGAAGTTCGAAATGTGTTATATATTCAGGTGGAACAAGCCATAGAAGCGCAACGGAGATAATTGAACAGGCATAAATCACGGGCACGACTATTATCATTTTTAGTCTGAATAACAGTATCGTGAAGGTGAAAGCGATAATCCAGTTCACCATAGATATTACATTGGTCAGGCTAAAGTTTTGACCGTCGCCGGTAAAAGTTGCCTGAGAGAGTGCAGCGGCATGAAGTACTACGGCGATCGCTGCAAAGGCGGCAACAATGCGTCGGTTAGGGCCGTCGGCATGAAAGAGGCGGCTAACCACTAGCACTAAGGCAATGCAGTAAAATAACATGGCTGAAGCGGAAAATATGACCATTGAGTATTAACCTATCGTTTGTGTTTGCAGTGCACCGATTGTTGACGATACAGTCAAATGTATCGAACAGGAAAAGTTCACATGTAAATCTTATTCCTAGAATAACACGAGCGGCAACCAATTGTGCAGTAGGTTTGAGCACAAAAATTAATTCTTTCTGAGCGTTAGGCCTAAGTTTTACACATTTCTAAGCGCCGTGACGGGCTTTTACACTGCACATATACAGCTCACATAGCTTTGCATATACATCTCACATAGTTTTATCGGTATCGGTGCTCCTCTTGGCCTATTGCCCATTTAGTTTTATTTTGAATATTTTGCTTATACAAAGGGGGGGAGGCGGGGGCCCACGCTGGCATCTTAAGATGGCTTGGGTATATAATACGCGCCATCAATGTAAATTCTAAACGGTAAAGAACTCGATAATGTTTGAGAACCTAACGGACAGACTGTCACGAACGCTGAAAAATATCAGTGGTCGTGGGCGCTTAACTGAAGATAATGTTAAGGATACCTTACGAGAAGTGCGCATGGCGCTACTTGAGGCTGATGTTGCTTTGCCTGTTGTACGAGCTTTCGTCAACGGTGTAAAAGAACGTGCTGTTGGCTTGGAGGTTTCAAAAAGTTTAAGTCCGGGTCAGGCATTTATTAAGATAGTCCAGAGCGAGTTAGAAAACGCGATGGGTGAGGCGAACGAAGGGTTAGATCTATCGGCTCAACCTCCAGCAGTCATTATGATGGCTGGTCTGCAAGGTGCCGGTAAAACAACCAGTGTCGCCAAGTTATCTAAGTTCCTACGTGAAAGAGATAAAAAATCGGTACTGGTTGTTAGTGCCGACGTTTATCGTCCGGCGGCGATTAAACAGCTTGAAACATTGGCCGCTGAGGTGGAAGTCGAATTCTTCCCGTCAGATGTAAGCCAGAAGCCTATCGATATCGTCAATGCGGCCATGACTCATGCCAAGCTGAAGTTTATCGACGTGGTAATTGTCGATACTGCAGGTCGTTTGCATGTCGATGAAGGCATGATGGATGAGATCAAGGCGCTTCATGCCGCGGTCAATCCTGTCGAGACACTTTTTGTCGTCGATGCAATGACGGGTCAAGATGCGGCCAATACGGCTAAAGCCTTTAATGAAGCGCTACCATTAACCGGTGTCGTATTGACCAAGGTCGATGGTGATGCTCGAGGCGGTGCCGCTTTATCTATTCGTCATATTACCGGTAAACCGATTAAGTTCTTAGGTGTGGGCGAGAAAACCGACGCTCTGGAGCCATTCCACCCGGATCGTATTGCATCACGTATCTTAGGTATGGGTGACGTACTGTCACTGATTGAAGAGGTTGAACGCGGCGTCGATAAAGACAAGGCGATGAAGCTGGCTTCCAAAGTGAAGAAAGGTGGCAGTTTCGACCTTGAAGATTTCCGTGAGCAACTTCAGCAGATGAAGAACATGGGCGGCATGATGGGTATGATTGAGAAGCTTCCCGGAGTTGGACAACTGCCTCCCGAAGCCTTAGCTCAAGTGCAAAATGGCAAGATGACGAATCAGATGGAAGCCATCATCAACTCTATGACCAAAGGTGAGCGTGCTCGCCCGGATATGATTAAAGGTTCGCGTAAGCGCCGTATCGCTCAGGGTTCCGGCACTCAGATCCAAGACGTTAACCGTCTATTGAAGCAGTTCAGCCAGATGCAGAAGATGATGAAGAAGATGTCTGGTAAAGGCGGCATGAAGAAGATGATGCGTGGCATGGGTGGCATGTTGCCCCCAGGAATGAAGATGCCGGGTCGCTAGACTCGCCACTTTTTATAAGTTAATGAGCCCACAGATGCTAATATTGATGTCTGTGGGCTTTCTATTTGCTGTCAGTGTCAGGCGTATATATCACCTGAGTGACCGCAAAAAAGGTTAAAAACCATTGGTGCCCATTTCTATGTTATCGGATAGACTTTAATCAGAATTGGTATATTTGGTTGCATTCGCTGGCGAGTAAGGTAAAATCGTCCGGCTTTCTATCTGGGACTCTTCGCGAACACGGGGTTCCAGTTTTTATTTTTGCTTCATAAGAAGCAAATCATTAGAGGATAAAAGACGCATGGTTACCATTCGTTTAGCTCGTGGCGGCGCAAAAAAGCGTCCATTTTACAACATCGTAGTTGCTGATAGCCGTAACGCTCGTGACGGTCGTTTCATCGAACGTGTTGGTTTCTTCAACCCAATGGCTCGTGGCCAGGAAGAAACTCTACGTTTAGACCTAGCTCGCGTTGAGCACTGGGTTGCTACTGGTGCTGCTACATCTGATCGTGTAGCAAAGCTAATCAAAGACGCTCGTAAAGCTGCTGCTTAATAGCGTTAAGGTATAGATTGATGAGTAGTAAACAAGAACCTGTTGTGCTGGGGAAATTAGGATCCAGTCATGGCATTAAGGGTTGGTTGAAGATCACTACCTATACCGATTCTGTTGAAGGTATTTTTGACTATTCACCTTGGTTGATAAAAGAGCAAGGCGAATGGCGCGAGGTTAAAGTGCTCCAGTGGCGTTTTCAAGGTAAAGCGGTTGTCGCTTGTCTTGAGGGCGTAGAAACACGGGAACACGCGCAGATGCTCACTAATTGTGAGATAGCGGTGACTCCAGAGCAGATGGACACCTTGCCGGAAGATGAATTCTACTGGCGAGATCTTATCGGTTGTGAAGTGATGAATACCAAAGGCTACAACATGGGGAAAGTACAGGAGATCGTGGAAACAGGATCGAATGATGTACTCCTTGTTAAAGCTAACGCAAAAGATGGCTTCGGCAAAGCGGAACGTATGATCCCCTTTGTCACCGAGCAGTTCATCATTGAGGTGAACTTAACGGAAAAACAGATCACAGTGGATTGGGATCCGGACTTTTAAGTCGAGGTAGAACATATGCGGTTAGGGGTAGTAACCCTGTTTCCTGAGATGTTTCGCGCCGTAACAGACTTTGGAGTAACGGGTCGGGCCGTTAAAAATGGCCTGCTGGAGTTGCAAACGTGGAATCCTCGTGATTTCACCCATGATAAACATAAGACAGTGGATGACCGACCTTATGGCGGTGGCCCTGGCATGTTAATGATGGTGCAGCCTTTACGCGATGCTATTCATGCGGCGAAAGCTGCGACTGGCGACAGTGCGAAGGTGATTTATCTATCTCCTCAAGGACGCAAGCTTACACAGCAAGGCGTCGAAGAGTTAGTTAAGTCAGACAGTTTGATTTTAGTGTGCGGTCGATACGAAGGTATAGACGAACGCATTATTCAAACTGAAGTGGATGAAGAGTGGTCTATTGGAGATTACGTGCTTTCGGGCGGTGAACTTCCTGCAATGACTCTGATTGATTCAGTATCACGGCTGGTTCCTGGTGTACTAGGAAAGAAAGCCTCGGCAGAGCAGGATTCCTTCTCTGACGGATTATTGGATTGTCCCCACTATACTCGTCCTGAAACCTTGGATAACTTAGATGTACCGGCAGTGTTGTTAAGTGGCAACCACGAACATATTAGACGCTGGCGTCTACAACAGAGTCTCGGTAGAACTTTGTTAAGACGACCAGATTTATTAGAAAATCTAGCTCTGACTGACGAACAAACGAAGCTGTTAAATGAGTTTGTTGAATAAACGAACCCAAGCGGATAGTTACGATCGGTTATTTCTAGTATGGAGTTTATTTCATGAATAACATCATTAAAATGCTCAACGAAGAGCAAATGAAGCAAGATGTACCAGAATTTGGTGCAGGTGACACAGTAGTTGTTAAAGTACGTGTTGTAGAAGGCGGTAAAGAGCGTCTACAGGCATTCGAAGGCGTTGTAATCGCTAAGCGTAACCGTGGCGTTCACTCTGCATTCACAGTACGTAAGATCTCTAATGGTGAAGGTGTTGAGCGTGCGTTCCAGATTCACAGCCCAATCATCTCTAGCATCGAAGTTAAGCGTCGCGGCCGTGTTCGTCGTGCTAAGCTTTACTACTTACGTGAGCGTTCAGGTAAGTCTGCACGTATCCGTGAGAAGCTAGCTACTAAGTAATTTAGTAGTACGCAGTAAAAAAAGATGCAGTGTTCGCACAATAACCCGCCTTATGGCGGGTTTTTGTGTTTTAAGGGGGCGAGTTTATGTAGGACCGGCTTCAGCCGGGAAGCTATTTTCATTTGAGTCCTATCGCGTATAACCTAAAACCTAGGTTCTAGGAACTTTCCCCTTTACCCCATGAATTCTCCTCTTGTTAGCAGATCGCCCTTGATCTTATCTGAAACCACAGGCATAGTTAGCTTTAAGGTGTAATGGTGTAGCAGTACGCCTTTACGGGTTTAAGGTTGAGTACAGGTTAGCAATGTAGCGAAGCTCAAATTTTATATGTCATCAGGTGGTAAGCATGCAGCAAGATACAATTAATAATGTTCATATCAGTTCAGAGAAAGTATTAGTGACTCCACAGGAGTTAAAACTTGAGCTCCCTCTATCTGAACATGCCTATCATTATGTGTTAAATGCACGTAAGACTGTTGCCGATATCGTCCATAAACGTGATAACCGCGTGCTCATTGTCACCGGTCCCTGCTCAATCCATGATATTGCTTCGGCGAAAGAGTACGCACTTAAACTCAAGAAGCTTCATGATGAGCTCAGCGATGAGTTCTACATTCTTATGCGCGTATACTTCGAAAAGCCTCGCACAACGGTTGGTTGGAAAGGCATGATTAATGACCCGGATATGGATGAGTCATTCGACGTCGAAAAGGGGTTACGTCAGGCCAGAGAGTTGATGATCTACTTAGCCGAGCTTGGCCTGCCGGTGGCTACCGAAGCCTTAGACCCTATCAGCCCGCAGTACATGTCGGAGCTGGTTACCTGGTCGGCAATTGGGGCTCGTACCACTGAATCACAAACCCACAGAGAGATGGCGTCGGGTTTGTCTATGCCGGTTGGATTTAAAAATGGCACAGATGGCAAGCTTGGGGTGGCAATTAATGCTTTGGAATCTGCCGCCAGTGGTCATCGTTTCATGGGGATTAACCAGAAAGGACAAGTTGCCCTGTTGCAAACCGCGGGTAATCCTGACGGTCACGTGATCTTACGCGGTGGCAAAACACCTAACTATGATTCTGGAAGTGTTGCCGAGTGTGAGCGTCAGCTTCACAGTGCAAATCTTAATGCACGTTTAATCGTGGATTGTAGCCACGGAAATTCATCAAAGGATCATCGCAAGCAGAAGGGCGTCTGTGAAGATGTGTTTGGCCAAATTTCAGACGGCAATCAATCC
This window harbors:
- the rplS gene encoding 50S ribosomal protein L19 — encoded protein: MNNIIKMLNEEQMKQDVPEFGAGDTVVVKVRVVEGGKERLQAFEGVVIAKRNRGVHSAFTVRKISNGEGVERAFQIHSPIISSIEVKRRGRVRRAKLYYLRERSGKSARIREKLATK
- a CDS encoding Mpo1 family 2-hydroxy fatty acid dioxygenase, which produces MKSAEEQLSTYKSVHLNPKNIRTHFVGIPLIIWSLFLLLNLIPVKFFALDEPAISINVAGAFTIGVLIYYIRLHARLAIGLTLFIIPVLYTSHLVAQLLGAVWIALAVFVIGWVFQLIGHQYEKAKPAFVDDLNQLLIGPFFLMAEVYFMLGFEKQLDKRITPMAIDKRRVLETERRAARG
- the rimM gene encoding ribosome maturation factor RimM (Essential for efficient processing of 16S rRNA), giving the protein MSSKQEPVVLGKLGSSHGIKGWLKITTYTDSVEGIFDYSPWLIKEQGEWREVKVLQWRFQGKAVVACLEGVETREHAQMLTNCEIAVTPEQMDTLPEDEFYWRDLIGCEVMNTKGYNMGKVQEIVETGSNDVLLVKANAKDGFGKAERMIPFVTEQFIIEVNLTEKQITVDWDPDF
- a CDS encoding sensor domain-containing diguanylate cyclase; this encodes MNDTYKHSEVTESDTTLNAILDLIVEGTWDWNGETGHVTRSPGWYRMLGYEVGIFLENVFTWENIIHPDDYKRVMTHFEQYINGQSTQYLIEYRCKKSDGSYLWIIDRAKIQAYKADGTVARMIGAHHNIHNKKLAQDEVSKLNKLLQQGNMSLDNLIKINAKELEKKNQELEEKIKEVALLSNIDPLTSIANRRSFEKELQKEVLRSRRYNHPLSLTIFDIDLFKNVNDTYGHKKGDDILQKLCKLVSTNIRELDFFARWGGEEFVLIFPELTLKQALVVTEKLRTTISQYEIEPDLYITCSFGVTECKDEDSIEDIFQRIDNSLYQAKSNGRNRIESL
- the acpS gene encoding holo-ACP synthase, whose translation is MIVGLGTDIVEIERIEQKVPQAGDHEALAKCRLAKRVLTESEMAIFVASSKPGRYLAKRFAAKEAAAKALGTGIGRGVSFQHIEISNDANGAPQVNFSGGAAERLALLSGVRGHLSIADEKHYATATVILES
- the pdxJ gene encoding pyridoxine 5'-phosphate synthase; translated protein: MSRILLGVNIDHIATLRQARGTSYPDPVHAAAVAEHAGAEGITVHLREDRRHIIDRDIYLLAKTLKTRMNFEMAVTDDMLDIACEVKPTYVCLVPEKREELTTEGGLDVAGQMGKIEAAIRRLSDVGVKVSLFIDADKTQIDAAVAVGAPLIEIHTGCYADAENEAEEAKELSRITEMAKYAHSKGLIVNAGHGLHYHNVKPIAAIPELYELNIGHAIIARAAIDGLATAVKDMKQLMNEGRRGE
- the rpsP gene encoding 30S ribosomal protein S16 — protein: MVTIRLARGGAKKRPFYNIVVADSRNARDGRFIERVGFFNPMARGQEETLRLDLARVEHWVATGAATSDRVAKLIKDARKAAA
- the ffh gene encoding signal recognition particle protein is translated as MFENLTDRLSRTLKNISGRGRLTEDNVKDTLREVRMALLEADVALPVVRAFVNGVKERAVGLEVSKSLSPGQAFIKIVQSELENAMGEANEGLDLSAQPPAVIMMAGLQGAGKTTSVAKLSKFLRERDKKSVLVVSADVYRPAAIKQLETLAAEVEVEFFPSDVSQKPIDIVNAAMTHAKLKFIDVVIVDTAGRLHVDEGMMDEIKALHAAVNPVETLFVVDAMTGQDAANTAKAFNEALPLTGVVLTKVDGDARGGAALSIRHITGKPIKFLGVGEKTDALEPFHPDRIASRILGMGDVLSLIEEVERGVDKDKAMKLASKVKKGGSFDLEDFREQLQQMKNMGGMMGMIEKLPGVGQLPPEALAQVQNGKMTNQMEAIINSMTKGERARPDMIKGSRKRRIAQGSGTQIQDVNRLLKQFSQMQKMMKKMSGKGGMKKMMRGMGGMLPPGMKMPGR
- the trmD gene encoding tRNA (guanosine(37)-N1)-methyltransferase TrmD; this encodes MRLGVVTLFPEMFRAVTDFGVTGRAVKNGLLELQTWNPRDFTHDKHKTVDDRPYGGGPGMLMMVQPLRDAIHAAKAATGDSAKVIYLSPQGRKLTQQGVEELVKSDSLILVCGRYEGIDERIIQTEVDEEWSIGDYVLSGGELPAMTLIDSVSRLVPGVLGKKASAEQDSFSDGLLDCPHYTRPETLDNLDVPAVLLSGNHEHIRRWRLQQSLGRTLLRRPDLLENLALTDEQTKLLNEFVE
- a CDS encoding cytochrome C assembly family protein yields the protein MVIFSASAMLFYCIALVLVVSRLFHADGPNRRIVAAFAAIAVVLHAAALSQATFTGDGQNFSLTNVISMVNWIIAFTFTILLFRLKMIIVVPVIYACSIISVALLWLVPPEYITHFELHPDVLSHVVLSLMAYSALMIAALYAIQLAIIQHKLKSKKLIMSPSMPPLMTVEKQLYHLVIVGVILLSLSLATGFIFLDDMFSEGKGHKAILSIIAWFTYIAMLAQQYWVGCKIRTAVFYTLSGATLLSLAYFGARIVKELILT
- a CDS encoding HlyC/CorC family transporter codes for the protein MDAISTSALLLILVILLIISAYFSGSETAMMSLNRYRLKHLASKGHKGANRAIRMLERPDRLIGLILIGNNLVNILASAIATIIGIRLFGDVGVAIATGVLTLVVLVFAEVTPKTVAALHPERIAFPSSLILKWLLVILSPLVKAVNLITSDFLHLLGIHSIKASDALSQEELRTVVHEAGALIPTRHQEMLLSIMDLEKVTVEDIMVPRSDLYAININDEFKSINKQVIQSPHTRVLLYRDNIDDAVGFVHLRDALRLQSKEQFSKSSLLRAVKELYFIPEGTPLNVQLGNFQQNKERIGLVVDEYGDIQGLVTLEDILEEIVGDFTTSMVTTPSEDINQQQDGSFLIEASINIREMNKEMQWSFPIDGPKTLNGLIVEYLEEIPAPNTSMRIAGYPLEVIDVADNRVKTVRVMPQYYKAPKKHEILKKR